The following is a genomic window from Acidobacteriota bacterium.
TGAAATCATCCGGCTTATCCATGCATATGCGAAAGAGCAAAACAAGTGCGTAATCGTCGCAAGTCACGACCTTCGAATTGTCGAGTTTGCCGACAGGATAATCCGGTTAGAAGATGGGAAACAAAAATAAAATGGAAATTAATAAGAAATATTTTCTTATTTTTTTAATTATCTTATTTTCTCATTCAATTTCATTTTTGTTGCCTCAAGAAATATTGAAAAATACAAAAAAAATCACATGGAGCGCTTTTCCGATTTTAATGTATGATTCTGATATTGGGTTTGGGTATGGAGGGAAAGGGATAATAAAAAATATCTTCAAAAAAGACGAATCCTTTGATTTAATTTTGTTTAACTCGACTAAAGGTGAACATTGGTATGTTTTTACTTTCTCAATTCCTGATTTTGAAATCAGACAGAGAAAAGCCTACCCTCTCTCATTTGACCTGAAGATCGAATATGACAGAATCTTAAAGGACAATTTTTTTGGGTTGGGAATCGATTCAAAAAAAGCAGACCATATAATTTTTACAAAAGAATGGACAACTGTTCAATTCACTTTAGGAAGAGGTTTTACAGAGAACTTTTTTGCTGAGATAAGCTACAATTTAAAAAATATAAGCTATCTTAACATTGAAAAAGATAACAGGGGATTGACAGATATTTTGAAAGAAGTTGGCTCTCGATCTTCTCCATTTATCTCCTTTAATATACGATACGATACATCTGATAGCCAGATTCATCCACTTGAAGGATTAAGACTTGCTCTCATTTTTGACCTATCCAATAAATCATTTGGAAACAAGAATTTTAGCTTTAATAAAATTACTTTAGATTTTAGAAAATATACATCAATTTTTAAGAGAAAAGGTGTGTTTGCTTTTCGGTTATTATTCCAAACAATCAACGGCTCAAAGATCCCTATTTTTGAATATGGAACTCTTGGTGGCGGCTCAACTATGAGAGGCTTTATTTTAAATAGATTTGCTGATAAGAAAAGAATTCTTTCGAATATAGAATACAGATTTCCGATATGGAAAAAAATCGGAGGAAACATTTTGTTGGATGCAGGGAATTTAAGTCCAAATTTAAGAGAAATTAACTGGAACAAATGGAAATACAATTTAGGTGCAGGCTTGAGATATTATCTTCAAAATTTTGTTGTAAGGTTTGATATGGGGTTAAGTCCGGAAGGCACCAGGATATATTTCAACTTTGGACATTTATTTTAAGATGGGAATATTTTCTTAATTTATTAATTCAGTTATCATTATTTTTTTATATTTGGAAGCGGGTAAAATAAGGAGCTTGAAGTGAAGAAAGTTTCATTTTTACTCTTTTTGTTTTTTATAATTACTGTAACGGTTAATAGTTATAAAGAAGAAAAACCTGACTGGAGCTATGGAAAGCCCGATAAAATTTTTGATTCTCCTTGGAGAATCCCTCCCAATCAAGATAAAATGCCAGTCCTTTGCCTTTTAAGAAGAGGTGGAAAATTTATCTATCTCCTTCCAAGAACATCTGATTCAATCCATTCAATAAAAATATTTCAATACTTTCCTGAAACTAAAGCTTTGAAACAGATTGAATTTTTTGATGAGAAAGGTAATTTATATGAGGAATATTCAGGGAATCATACGGGAGAATGGTACAAAATATTTTACGTTGATAGAAAATTGTTTAAAAGAAGGGAAGGAAAAGAGATTTTTCTTAAAGTTATGTATGACGGAGAATTTGCTAACTCTCCTAAGGATGAAAGAGATTTAGATTTTGTTTCAACATATTTATCGGATAAGCCATTGCCAAAGCTTCCAGGATGGCTTGTAGGAGACCTTCACCTTCATTCAGAAGTTACTTCAAATTCAAGCGAATATGGTCCTCCCCTTGAAATATTTAAACATTCAAACGAGTGGTTTGAACTGGATTATGTAATCTTAACTGACCATAGCTATGACATAAGTAAAAAAGAGTGGTTAAAATTAAAAAAATTCAGCAAAGAAAATAGTTCAGATAAGCTTTCGATAATAATTGGGCAGGAAGTTCATGCAAAAGATGACGATAGCATTTTCCCCTCAATTTCTCAATGTCACTCTATGCATCTCCTGACATATGGAGTTGAAAAAAGAATTAAGACAGGTTCCCTTTTACTCAATTCGTACAATCCAACTAAAAGTGATAATGAGGTAATTGAAGAAATATTAAAAAAAGGAGGATTTTTATATATAGCCCATCCTGAAGCAGAAAAGGAAGGAAACTGGAATCATAAAGCCAACAGGATAAAAGCTCATTATTTTGGCAATCCTATTATCGGTATCGAGGTTCTTAATGAAGGTGATTTTAGATTGTTGCAGAATATAAAAGCAATGGAATTATACAAGGATTTTCTTCTGAAGGGATACAAATTTAAAGTTATTGGAAATAGCGATTCACACTCGTTAAGAGTCGGGATGGGAAGGACATATGTAAAAGCAAGCGTAAATAACAAAATGGAGATTTTAAAGGCTTTAAGAGAGGGTAAAACTGTTGCTTCAGATGGACCATTTGGCTATCTTGAAGTTATTAATAAGACAGGGAAAAAAGCTGAATTAGGAGAAGCTATCGAAGGAGAAAGCTTTGAAGTGGAAATTTTCTGGGATTCAAACCCTCAGCATCAATATACAGATATAAAAGAAATAAAATTATTTCTTGGAAAAGTAGGATCTGAAGAAGAAAAAGAATCGATTCTTGATAATTTAGACAAGCAAAGGGGGTATCAAAGGTTAAAATTAGAAAAATTACCAAAAGGCTCTTATTATGTAAGGGTTGAATTTTTTACCTTTGATGAAAAAAGGGCTGTTACAAGTCCTATTTTTGTTGAATCTAATTAAAAAAAGAATGACCCGTGGAGGACTCGAACCTCCAACCCGCTGATTAAGAGTCAGCTGCTCTACCACTTGAGCTAACGGGCCAACCTCATGCACGCCCGGAGGGATTCGAACCCCCAACCAGCGGATTCGAAGTCCGACGCTCTATCCATTGAGCTACGGGCGCACATTAATATTTTCAATGGTTTTGATAATTTTGTCAACTTTCCAAAGGCTTTATCCTTTCCAATCATTAAACCTAAAGTACATTCAAGCCCTTCTATAAGGCAAAAGAGGTCTTTTCTGAAGCGAGAAAACTGGTTTTTCCATGGAAAGTCACAAGCTCAGTGCTCTATTTCTCCAACCCAGATAGTCTTACTGCCATCAGAATTTTCTTTCAATGTATAGTCAACTGCCATGAAGGTTGTGGCTCTGTGATGGTGGGGAAAATTCCACTCAACACCACCAGAAATCCAGGCACCAAGCATTCCTATAAGGGCAGGTTTAATCACATGCTGATGATAGAAGAAGTCATAATTGTTCGTTTTATCTATAGCAGAAAAAATTCTCCCACCTATTTCAGGAAGAACACAGAGCTTTACATATTTATTTTCCAGATAGATTGCATTGTAAGTTTTATTCTTACGGACATCAGTCAGCTTATCCAATAATGGATAAGGGTAAACAGGACCCTTGGCTCCCTGGTAAGCTCTTCCAGAGTAGAACATTGGATTTAGGTCAGGGCTTTTAACTATGTATGTAGGAATTGTAAGAGGTTCTACCCATAGCTTAACAGGCAATTCTCCTGATACTAAAGTTATGGGTAATAATATCAATACTATGATTTTCCATAATTTTATCCATCTAAATTGCTCTTTTTGAGAGTAAGATTCTTTGTCCTCTACATCATATTCACTTATTCTTTCCTCACTGATAAAATTATAAAGACCAATTACAGCGAGAATAAATGATATGAAAAACCATAAACCTAAAAAGAGTTTTACCTCTAAAGGCCCTTTTAAAAAAGTATCTTTGAAAGCAACCCAGGCTACTGCAATCATTCCAATACCTACTATAAATTGAAGTAATGAAGGTATTCTTCCAGGCTTTACCCCTCTGGATATCATCTAATCCTCTTTATAATAATTTTAAAGTCCTATACTTCTAATAATTTAATTTTTATTTTATTTAAGGACTTCTCTTAATAATTCTCCTAATTGATTAATCTGATAAGGCTTTTGAATAAATCCATGGGCTCCTTCATCCAGAATTTCCTGCGCATATCCATCTTTACTGTAACCGGATGATATTATAACTTTAACATCAGGATTTATCTTTTTAAGTTCAAGATATGTTTCTTTTCCAGATAATTTCGGCATAATGATATCGAGCAATACAAGATCAATCTTGTCCTTCTCATTTTTGTATATATTGATCGCTTCCATCCCATCCTTTGCAAGTATTACATCATATCCTAAAACCTTCAATATATCACTCGCAAGATCTCTGATTAACTCTTCATCATCAACCACGAGTATTCTCCCACTCCCACTTGAAATTGTTTCTTGTTTTTCTTCATTAAAGATTTTAATTTTTTCAGGAGAATTTAACAGGGCAGGAAAGTAAATTTTTACCGTAGTTCCCTTTCCCTCTTCACTTGCCACATCTATATATCCATCATGATTTTTTACAATTCCATAGACCATTGAAAGGCCCAATCCTGTACCATTTTCTTTTGTAGTAAAAAAAGGTTCAAATATCCGGGAAAGAATATCTCTATCCATACCAATTCCTGTATCTGAAATTGATATCATTACATAATTTCCATGCTTTGAACCAACATGAGTTTTTGTAAATGCTTCATCAAGGTAAACATTTTCAGTTGCAATCAATAATTTACCTCCTTCAGGCATCGCTTCTCTCGCATTCATACAAACATTTAAAATTGATTGTTGAATTTGCCCGCTGGTTCCCTCTATTGAGGCTAAATTTTTATCGAGATTGGTTTTGATTTCGATGGTTTTTTCAAAGGTTCTTAACAATATTTTTGTAACGTCAGAGATAATATCATTAACATTTATATTTTTTATCTCGTATTTTCCCTTCCTTGCAAACCCGAGAATTTGTTGTGTAAGTTCAGAAGCTCTTTCTGATGTTTTTTCTATTCTATCCAGTCGAGAATAAACAGGATGAGCTTTATCTACGTCCATTTTCGCAAGTTCTAAATTTCCTAAAATTACTTGAAGGATGTTGTTAAAATCATGGGCAATTCCACCAGCCAATGTTCCAAGGGCTTCCATCTTTCTTGCCTGGAAGAGATCTTCCTGAAGAATTTTGACTTCTTCTTCTGCCTTCTTTCTATGGGTTATATCTCTATAGATTGCAATTCCACCCCTGAATTTGTTTTCTATTAAAACAGGAGAAGCAGTAAAATGAACAAAAACTGGCTCTCCATCTTTCCGATACCTTAAAGTTTCTACCTCTATTGTCTTAGAATGCTTTAATACTTCATTTGAAAATTTCTTTGCTTCTTCAATTCTATCCCCTCCTACAATCAAATCAAGCCTCTTTTCCTTTACTTCCTCTTCTTTCCATCCAAAAATTTTTTCAGCACCTTTGCTCCATCTTTTAATAATATTATTTTCATCAACGATTACTATCCCATCCACTGAGCTATTTATGAATGCATTGAGCAAAACTTGAGATTCTAATAGTTCTGAATAAAGCTTCTGAAAATTTTCATAGCTTTTTTCTTTTTCTCTTTCAGATTTAATCTTTTCTGCAATGTCTGAAACTATTGCCAATCTGTATATTCTATCCTTTATCTTTATCTTGATATTTTTTACGTTTACATTTCTATACATTATGCTGCTATCCTTCTTTTGATGTCTGATGCCGAAGGTTGAAACAAAACCTTCCTGTGTTTTAATTTTCTGGATTATTTCCCTTACCATCTTAATATCTTCTGGAGGTATGATATCAAGAACACTCCTATTAAGAAGTTCCTCTTTTTCCCACCCATATTTTTTTAATGCCATATCATTTACATCAATAATTCTGTAAGTTTCAGGGTCGAATATAAAAATTGAATCAGGAATTCCCTGGAAGAGAGTATAATAATGAGATTCTATCTCATCTTTTTCTTTAATCCTATTGAGCATTCTTTGATAAGTTTCTAAAGATATTTTTGATTCAAACCTTATAAATTCCTCTGGAGGAATGTAGAAGAAATTTTCATAAGTATTTTCTCCAAGTATGAGGAGAGGGTGAGTATAGAGGATTTTAGCTAAAATATTCGGGGAAAACCTGGATTCATTGTATTGACAGATGGCTGAAACAGGATATTGAAGAAAATAAAAATTAAGTTTTGACTCATATTCAATTATCTTTTCTAAATCTTCTAATTCTGCTAAAACCCATGCCATTTCTACTACGATTCTTAAACCTGAATAATTCTCCTCCGATGCCTTTTTTACACTTTCTAAAAGAAATGGAATTATCTTCTCTGGATCAAAAAAACCATCCTTTAAATAAGTTTCTTTTTTTGTATAGAATATCAACTGTCCTTTTTCTATGGAGCTATTTATGTTTGTTCCTTTCTTTTTGAATGAATCTATGATGTCTTGAACGCTATTTTCATCAGCGATATATATACATTTTTCATTTCTTTCGAGACCTTCTTTTATAAAAGGAATTATTACAGACATCTGCTCTTTTTTATTCTTGTAAATGAAACATACATGAGAGCCTGATTTAATTTTTTGACTCATTCTTATTTATATATAATAAATTTTATATATAATAAATTTAAATTTTTACCTCTAAATTTCCTTTCATATCTATCATATTTAAAATTCTCATTTCAAGAAAAATCAAAAACTTCCCAGATGGTTAATCCTTCAGGGCTCAGGAGCACAGGAATCTGATTAAATTCAGGGGATAATTTCTCAATTTCTTGAATCATTTCTCTTTTTTTTAACCTATCAAAATCTGACAATATCGTCAATGAACCTCCATCGCCTCCAGCTCCGTTCACTTTCCATCCCAGAGCTTTATATTCCTTTGCAATTTCAATTACGCTTTCTGCCTTTTTTGAAATTAAATCAGAGTGGAGCTCTCTCTGGACTTCTGTGTTTTCTATCATTACTTTACCAAATGAAACAAAATCACCCTTACATAAGAAATCTCTTCCTCTATCTACAAATCTTCTCAGTTTTTCCATCAAGGGGTTATCCGGACCAAGATCTTTTAGATTTTCAATCACTTTTTTATGCATTTCAGAGGATTTATGGGCTTCTCCAAGGAATATAAGAGAAAGCCGATTTTCCAGTTCTAATCTTATTGAATCAGATAAAGTGAGATTTGAAACATTAGCATGAGGGTATTTATACATGTCTATATAACATATCCCTCCAAGTGCCGAACAAATCTGATCCTGAATCCCACTTTGAAGTTTGAGTTTTTCTGTCTCAAGATAATGGGCTAAATAAGCAACTTTATAGGGAGATAATTTTTTCTCTGTTAAATAATTTAGAGCTCCTAAAAGGGAAACTGAAACAGCTGCAGAAGTTCCTGTTGAAGAACCTGCAGGAACGCTTGAAAAAATATTTATTTCAAGGAATAAATAATCTGGAATTTTTACTATATCAAATGCAGCTTCGAGCATCGGATTTTTTGAATAAGTAATCTCATCAGGATTTAACAAAAAAGTCTCATGAAAATTTTCTTGATGTATAATAACCCTTTCTTTAGTTTTTTGCTCGTTTAGAAAGACTTTTATCTGAACTTCAACTCCTGGAGATACAGCAATGTTCAGTACTTTTCCGTGTTCTGCAAACCATGTATCAGTCCACCCTCCTATATCATTTATCCTTATCGGTGCTCTTGAATTTATAATTTTTATCAATTTCATTCTATATGAAACATAATACGAACGCCCTAATATTTGTTACATCTTACTCGTTTTCCCCCTCACCCCCGTATCAAGTACGGGGCAGGCTTCAATCCTCTCCCCTCAGGGGAGAGGGAGGGGTGAGGGGACAGGAATGCATCAGAATTAAATGCGTTTGTATTAGTTTTAAAATATCTTTTCATGATTATAACTCCTTTCTATATCTCAATTGGTCTATCGTTACTGCAATAACAATTATTGAACCGATAATTATTTCCTGGATATAATTTGGCCAGCCAACCATTGTGGAGCCATTTCTCAGAAAAGCCATTATAAAAACTCCAATCATTGAACCGAGAACACTACCCTCACCTCCCCTGAGACTTCCACCGCCGATTACAACTGCAGCTATCACATCCAGCTCGATTCCGATGGCAACTGTGGGGTCTCCCACTGTAAGTCTTGAAAATTCCATAACTCCAGCCAATCCTGTTAAAAACCCTGAAAATGTATATATCAGTATCTTTACCTTATTAACTCTGATCCCGCATAAGCGAGCTGTTATTTCATTCGAACCAATCGCAAATGTATGTCTTCCAAAAACTGAATGTTTAAGCACTAAAGCAATAAATATAGCAAGGATCAGGGTTATCCAGATCCCAGGCGAGAGCAAAAGCCATGAGGGATCTGGATATTTTGTCATTAATTGGTTTATCCAAGTCAACGGAGCATCAATCTTTTGGTTCCCTGCAATCCACTTTGCTATTCCCCTTGCTATTCCAAGCATTCCAAGGGTAACGATAAAAGGAACTATTTTAAAAGATGTTATTAACACACCGTTTCCAAATCCGATTATTCCTCCAGTTAATATTCCTAAAAGAATTGATAGAAAAGGATTTAAACCTGACTTGATTGCATATGCGATTACAACGCTTGAAAGAGCAATCGATGAGCCAACGGATAGATCAATTCCTCCGCTTATTATAATCATCGTCATTCCCAGAGCGCATAAAGCTACAATAACTGATTGAGTTGTAACACTCTTTAAATTTGAAAACCTTAAAAATCTATCCTGAACCTCGGGAATCATCGCAAAAATAAGGATAATCAGGAGCAACCCTAAAAAAGGACCCAAAAAACTTAATAAACGGGAAATTTTATCAGGGGTAATTAGAGGCTTGCGCAATCTTATCTCCGGGGTTTTGTTTTTAGAGAGCATCTTTGTTTAAAATTGATTTACGGTCTGATGATAAGGCTTTCCAATACTTGCAATAATCATGATTTCGTGCTCATCCCATTCATCGGCAAATCTTATCTCAACTATTTTTCCCCTGTGCATTACTGCAACCCGATTGCAGATTCCAAGAAGTTCTGGAATGTATGAACTCACAAAAATTATTGCCTTTCCTTTATTAGCCAATTCTCCTATGATTTTATAAATCTGAACCTTAGATTTTACATCAATCCCCCGGGTAGGTTCATCGAGCAGGAGAATGTCCGAATCAGTATGGAGGAGCCGTGCAATTGCAACTTTTTGTTGATTTCCCCCTGAAAGATCCGATGTTTTCTGATCAGATCCAGTGACATTTATCTCCAGTTTTTCAATCCATCTATTTACATATTCCCTTTGTTTTTTTAAATTTATCCATCCAAATTTTGCGTATGGCCTAAAATAGCTCAAAGTTATATTATCAGCAACAGTTCTTGATAAAGCCAGTCCTTCCTCTTTCCTGTTTTCACTGAGATATCCTACTCCATTCAACAGCATTTCTCGAGGATAAACTTTGCTAAAGGAAATCCCAAGAATTTTAATTTTTCCTGATTTTATAGGCTCAAGACCATAAATGGTCTTTAACATTTCAGTTCGTCCGGCTCCAATCAATCCTGTGATACCTAAAATCTCCCCTTTATGAAGAGAAAGGTTTACATTTTCAGGAAATTTCCTTCCACAGAGAGAATCCAGTTCAAGAACACTTACTCCTGTTTCAGGTTGAATTCTGGGGAACATCTCATCGAGCTTTCTTCCTAACATCATTCCTATAAGATCCTCTATAGAGGTATTTTCTATAATTCCATTGCCTGCATTTCTTCCATCCCTTAAAACTGTGTATCTATCAGCCACTTTTTTTATTTCCTCTAAAAAATGACTTATGTAAATAATGCTTATCCCTTCTTTTTTTAGCTCTTTTATTATTTTGAAAAGATTCTCCATATCATCACCAGATAAACTGCTTGTTGGTTCATCCATGACGATAATTTTTGATTTAAGAACAAGAGCTCTTGCTATTTCAATTATCTGTTGAGCGCTGAGACTTAACTTATAGACCGGAACATCGAGAGAAATTTCTGAATGTCTTAAAATTTCAAGGATACTTTTCACCTTATTTCTCATAATAGTGCGTTTTAAAAACCCTGAAGTATTTTCTTCAATCCCGAGCATTATATTTTCTATAGCATTTAAGTGAGGAGCAAGGTTTAATTCCTGGTAAATCATAGAGATTCCATATTTCCTCGCTTCAATCGGATTCTCCAGTTTGAATAATTTATCTTCCAAAAATATTTTTCCTGAATCAGGTCTTAAAGCTCCACTTAAAATTTTCATCAATGTGCTTTTTCCTGCTCCGTTTTCACCAATTAAAGCATGGATCTCCCCTTTTTTCAGTTTAAAATCAACTTCATTTAAAGCAACTGTGGAACCAAATCTTTTGGAGATTTTCTCCATTTTCAATATAAATGAATTATGATCAGGCATGAAACTATTTTTTAAAATAAGATGTTAAATCAGGAAGCAATAAGTTTTTTATTTCAGGCTGTTCCATGTTTTTTTTCGTCGCTAAATAAACACCAGTGTCGATTCTTTTTTCAATATCTTGATTTCGAAGGTAAGATACAATTCTTTTCACCCCCAGATATCCCATTTTAAAAGGATTTTGAAGAACAAGACCATGAATATGACCCTGTTTTAAACCCTCGACGAGTTTCTCACTACTGTCAAATCCAACAAATTTAATCTTCCCGGCTAACTTTGCTTCTTGAAGAGCTCGCAGGGCTCCAAAAGTAGTCGATTCATTCGGACAGAAAATCCCCTCAACTTCAGGATACCGATTTAATATATTTTCAAGTAATCTATAAGAAGTCTCAGTGGTAGAACCTCCATATTGATCCTTTGAGAGAAATTCAATTTTGGAAAACTCTTTATTCATTGTATCGAGGAAACCCTTTTCTCTTTCATTTGTGCTTGCTGAACCTTCCTGATAACGTATCAGAAATATCTTTCCCTTTCCATTTAGAATCTCTCCGAGTCTTCTTGCTGCAATTACTCCTCCTTTATAATTGTCAGTGGCTATAAAACTCACAAAATCCTCTCCCTGAAGAGCAGAGTCTATTATAACCACGGGAATCTTTGCCTTTTTTGCTTCTCGAACAGGCATCATCAATGCGCGGTCATCCAGGGGGGCAAGTACAATTCCATCAATACCACGGCTAATAAAGTCCTCTATGACAGTAATCTGTTGTTCTCTATCATCTTCCTTTTGAGGTCCTTTCCAGAAAATTTCAACATCAAGTTCTCTCGCAGCTTTTAAAGCTCCAGCATGAACAGATTTCCAGAATTCGTGAGTTGTCCCTTTTGGTATAACAGCGATCTGCAGTTTCTTTGTCTGTGATTCTTTCATGCATCCAGTAATGCCTGTAAGCAAAAAACCAAGGAAGATTGTCAGAATGAAAAAAATGAAGCAATTAAATAATTTTAAAGATAATTTAGTCGATGTTCTTTTTGTCACAATAAAATAAAATTATAATTAATATTTTTTCATGTCAACTTTATTCAAAGAAATCTCTGAAAAAGTTCCTCTTTGTCACCCTGAACTATGTGCTGAACTTGTTTCAGTATCGTTTCAGGGTCTTGTAACACATTGTTTTTATTAGATGCTGAAATGATCCTGAAATAAATTCAGGACATGGTTCAGCATGACATTTTGCTCCTTTTCATTAGTTTTCTGTCCCTAAATTTGAAGGACTCCGGCGCCGTTTATTTTTCCGTGTTTCAGGAGAGTAAGAGCATGGTTTGCCTGCTCTAAAGGGAATACTTGAACCTCTGGATGAACCGGAACTTTTCTTGCAATCTCAAGAAAATCAATAACATCTTGTCTCGTACTGTTCGCAACACTCTTAATACTTCTTTCATTATAGATTAACTTATACTCTATTCCAGGAATTGGACTCATGTATATACCAGCAAGAGCTAATGTTCCTCCTTTTTTGAGTATTTTCAAAGCTTCGATTACAATATCTCCAGCTGGTGCAAAAATTATTCCGCTTTCGATGGAGTCAGGAGGTTTATCATTTATTGTTCCTGTCCATTCAGCACCTAACTTTTCTGCCATCTTCCTGTGCTTTTCGCTTCTTGAAAAAACAAATACCCTGCAATTTAGATATTTTGCTACCTGAATTACTATGTGTGCTGATGCTCCAAATCCGAATAGACCTAAAATGCTTCCTTCTCTTACATTACTCAATCTCAAAGCCCGAAATCCTATAACTCCAGCACAAAAAAGAGGAGCAGTTTTTATATCGACAAACTCCTCTGGAACTTTATATGCAAAATCTTCTGAAACAACTGTATATTCAGAGTACCCTCCATCCACATGATATCCTGTAAACTTTGCACCATCGCACAAATTTTCCATCCCATTTTTACAGTAATAACATCTCCCGCAGGTTGAGTTTAACCATGGAATTCCAACCCTATCTCCTTCTTTAAATTTTTTAACCCCATTTCCCATTTTATCCACAATTCCTATTATTTGATGTCCTGGAATAACAGGTATTTTTTTCAAAGGAAGGTCTCCTTTAACTATATGAAGGTCAGTATGACAGATACCACAATAGGAAATTTTCACCCGAATTTCCCTATTTTCAGGAACTGGTTCTGAAATTTCTACAATCTCTAAAGGATTTTCCTCTATGGGCTTTTGTTTTTTGAGTATGGCCGCTCTCATCCTCTGTCTTCTTCCCCGATGTGATTGGCTATCACACTCCAACTGATGAAAATATAATGTTTCTGGAAATTATTTCATATCTTTCAATCAGATACAGGATCATAATAAATTGAGTTGAAGAGTAACTTGAAAGTATTATGAGGTTGAGCTCTGTGCTGAATTCCAAAACCGAGAAGAATAACCTTCCCATTTCCAAGAGTAGCCTCTGCTATCGCTCCTTTATTGAATAAAGCTTTTTCTCCATGGATGTATCCACTCATGAGGGGATTTTCCTCAGGATATTTTGCAATGATCTTTGCTGCTTCCTTTTTTTCAAACGTTGGTAAAGATGTAAAAGCCGGGCTGTACGAGAAAAAGCCAGATGCCTGTTTTGGCATTCCATAGCACACAGGATGGGTGTTATCAAACTCAATTCTCAATAAGGCTCCAGAGCATGTAAACTCTTCAGGTTTTACATCCTTTAATGAATTCATAACTGGAATGCCGATTCTCTCTATGGCAAAGTCACAGGCATTATTAATTGTTATTAATGCTCCTCCCTCTTCAATAAACCTTTTTATATTCTCAGAACCTGAATCTCCAATTCCGCCAACATATTCAGGAGGAATCGTTCCTAACCTATGTCCTTCAACAATTGCTTTTGGTGATTGAGAAGGAATGATTAGAACATCATATCTATCTTTCAGATTTCCAGCTCTTATCTCTGCATCATGGATGTTTTTAAAAGGAAATTCGAAT
Proteins encoded in this region:
- a CDS encoding BamA/TamA family outer membrane protein, whose translation is MEINKKYFLIFLIILFSHSISFLLPQEILKNTKKITWSAFPILMYDSDIGFGYGGKGIIKNIFKKDESFDLILFNSTKGEHWYVFTFSIPDFEIRQRKAYPLSFDLKIEYDRILKDNFFGLGIDSKKADHIIFTKEWTTVQFTLGRGFTENFFAEISYNLKNISYLNIEKDNRGLTDILKEVGSRSSPFISFNIRYDTSDSQIHPLEGLRLALIFDLSNKSFGNKNFSFNKITLDFRKYTSIFKRKGVFAFRLLFQTINGSKIPIFEYGTLGGGSTMRGFILNRFADKKRILSNIEYRFPIWKKIGGNILLDAGNLSPNLREINWNKWKYNLGAGLRYYLQNFVVRFDMGLSPEGTRIYFNFGHLF
- a CDS encoding CehA/McbA family metallohydrolase produces the protein MKKVSFLLFLFFIITVTVNSYKEEKPDWSYGKPDKIFDSPWRIPPNQDKMPVLCLLRRGGKFIYLLPRTSDSIHSIKIFQYFPETKALKQIEFFDEKGNLYEEYSGNHTGEWYKIFYVDRKLFKRREGKEIFLKVMYDGEFANSPKDERDLDFVSTYLSDKPLPKLPGWLVGDLHLHSEVTSNSSEYGPPLEIFKHSNEWFELDYVILTDHSYDISKKEWLKLKKFSKENSSDKLSIIIGQEVHAKDDDSIFPSISQCHSMHLLTYGVEKRIKTGSLLLNSYNPTKSDNEVIEEILKKGGFLYIAHPEAEKEGNWNHKANRIKAHYFGNPIIGIEVLNEGDFRLLQNIKAMELYKDFLLKGYKFKVIGNSDSHSLRVGMGRTYVKASVNNKMEILKALREGKTVASDGPFGYLEVINKTGKKAELGEAIEGESFEVEIFWDSNPQHQYTDIKEIKLFLGKVGSEEEKESILDNLDKQRGYQRLKLEKLPKGSYYVRVEFFTFDEKRAVTSPIFVESN
- a CDS encoding DUF5107 domain-containing protein, with the translated sequence MISRGVKPGRIPSLLQFIVGIGMIAVAWVAFKDTFLKGPLEVKLFLGLWFFISFILAVIGLYNFISEERISEYDVEDKESYSQKEQFRWIKLWKIIVLILLPITLVSGELPVKLWVEPLTIPTYIVKSPDLNPMFYSGRAYQGAKGPVYPYPLLDKLTDVRKNKTYNAIYLENKYVKLCVLPEIGGRIFSAIDKTNNYDFFYHQHVIKPALIGMLGAWISGGVEWNFPHHHRATTFMAVDYTLKENSDGSKTIWVGEIEH
- a CDS encoding MEDS domain-containing protein: MSQKIKSGSHVCFIYKNKKEQMSVIIPFIKEGLERNEKCIYIADENSVQDIIDSFKKKGTNINSSIEKGQLIFYTKKETYLKDGFFDPEKIIPFLLESVKKASEENYSGLRIVVEMAWVLAELEDLEKIIEYESKLNFYFLQYPVSAICQYNESRFSPNILAKILYTHPLLILGENTYENFFYIPPEEFIRFESKISLETYQRMLNRIKEKDEIESHYYTLFQGIPDSIFIFDPETYRIIDVNDMALKKYGWEKEELLNRSVLDIIPPEDIKMVREIIQKIKTQEGFVSTFGIRHQKKDSSIMYRNVNVKNIKIKIKDRIYRLAIVSDIAEKIKSEREKEKSYENFQKLYSELLESQVLLNAFINSSVDGIVIVDENNIIKRWSKGAEKIFGWKEEEVKEKRLDLIVGGDRIEEAKKFSNEVLKHSKTIEVETLRYRKDGEPVFVHFTASPVLIENKFRGGIAIYRDITHRKKAEEEVKILQEDLFQARKMEALGTLAGGIAHDFNNILQVILGNLELAKMDVDKAHPVYSRLDRIEKTSERASELTQQILGFARKGKYEIKNINVNDIISDVTKILLRTFEKTIEIKTNLDKNLASIEGTSGQIQQSILNVCMNAREAMPEGGKLLIATENVYLDEAFTKTHVGSKHGNYVMISISDTGIGMDRDILSRIFEPFFTTKENGTGLGLSMVYGIVKNHDGYIDVASEEGKGTTVKIYFPALLNSPEKIKIFNEEKQETISSGSGRILVVDDEELIRDLASDILKVLGYDVILAKDGMEAINIYKNEKDKIDLVLLDIIMPKLSGKETYLELKKINPDVKVIISSGYSKDGYAQEILDEGAHGFIQKPYQINQLGELLREVLK
- a CDS encoding GHMP kinase codes for the protein MKLIKIINSRAPIRINDIGGWTDTWFAEHGKVLNIAVSPGVEVQIKVFLNEQKTKERVIIHQENFHETFLLNPDEITYSKNPMLEAAFDIVKIPDYLFLEINIFSSVPAGSSTGTSAAVSVSLLGALNYLTEKKLSPYKVAYLAHYLETEKLKLQSGIQDQICSALGGICYIDMYKYPHANVSNLTLSDSIRLELENRLSLIFLGEAHKSSEMHKKVIENLKDLGPDNPLMEKLRRFVDRGRDFLCKGDFVSFGKVMIENTEVQRELHSDLISKKAESVIEIAKEYKALGWKVNGAGGDGGSLTILSDFDRLKKREMIQEIEKLSPEFNQIPVLLSPEGLTIWEVFDFS